Proteins from a single region of Leptolyngbya sp. CCY15150:
- a CDS encoding hybrid sensor histidine kinase/response regulator, which yields MPTTLQSWGLLGGLIGLGLLGNIFKFQLFFGVDFLFGSIAVLLILARYGLGWGLFASALVGSVTYVLWGHPYATITLIGEAIAVGLLYPRKSKSLLMIVIGYWLLIGIPSVLLFYGVMLEVAPQGTILVALKQSINGIVNALLVDLILMADMGRWLSRPSQGRSRHVSFHQTVFTLFASFVLLPSLLLMVFNGQQLFQTVENDILNSLDVASGTTTQNIQAWYDDHIHRIERKAVGLDLSNPELITARLEAAQQTSNDFLGLYVVDSAGQVLAESSRLTSPQVLNDIQTNALDAMTMIDSDQARIQFYLPEPSDIYLTRYMRILVPIYNQANLQGFLMADINLQNLERLFHFHGGRDIVILQLLNQQGVLLAEKGGMGGPLPSLDPSQPGETRQFRDSVVQWLPPPGPPIMVRWKESLYIETSSIGNGNQWTLAVGVATAPYVSYLEQLYIRDLAILWAIALLSITIALVVSRRLVTPILQLAAVTTNVPQRLVSDHTLDLPTSSIDEVALLSDNVYTMLLALKQQFDHIRQANSTLEQRVRQRTLELQTLNRELRQAKEAAEAANLAKSEFLANMSHEIRTPMNAILGFTQLLDQKTVDGRQKSYLSSIETSGQMLLALIDDMLDLSRIEAGQLRLYYEPVNLQSLMMDVKTIFSQKAGEKNLVLDLRLDGRLPWILFDPVRLRQILFNVVGNAVKFTEQGGIYLKVSMVPDAQSDQHLTLEITVSDTGIGIAPDQHQKIFESFTQSDGQDVRKYGGTGLGLAITQRLTKMLGGTIVLDSDLGRGSKFTFTFPKVAIAANSCSSEPMPEEAIADDILSALPPVTMLVADDVKSNRELIQQYFYGSHHRVLLARDGDEAVQLAHIHHPNLILLDLHLGDRSGQEVIQALNQQPDTQMIPVVVMTASTSRELDEAIKPMCHAVLHKPIRWEQLWEVLKTIQVRSETPTPPSPTADPAATDQGSDRRAELLIALNQVERDHWQHLRQTMTMRGVVAFAEALQEVAQTYNNVSLDRYAHLLIDQVDAFDWDHLPQSIDGFTELRRSLEASLPSLAS from the coding sequence ATGCCTACGACCCTGCAAAGCTGGGGGCTACTGGGAGGGTTGATAGGCTTGGGGTTGCTGGGCAACATTTTTAAGTTTCAGCTCTTTTTTGGAGTTGATTTTCTCTTTGGTAGTATTGCTGTCCTGCTGATCTTGGCCCGCTACGGATTAGGTTGGGGGCTGTTTGCCAGCGCGTTGGTCGGCAGTGTTACCTATGTGCTGTGGGGACATCCCTACGCGACGATCACCCTGATTGGGGAAGCGATCGCGGTGGGTCTGCTCTATCCCCGCAAAAGCAAAAGTTTACTGATGATTGTCATCGGCTACTGGTTGCTGATCGGGATTCCTTCGGTGCTGCTGTTCTACGGAGTCATGTTGGAGGTTGCGCCCCAAGGCACGATCTTGGTGGCCCTCAAGCAGTCGATCAACGGTATCGTTAATGCGCTGCTAGTAGACCTCATACTCATGGCTGATATGGGACGCTGGTTGTCCCGTCCTTCCCAGGGGCGATCGCGTCATGTGTCGTTCCATCAAACGGTGTTCACCCTCTTTGCATCGTTTGTGCTGCTGCCCAGTTTGCTGTTAATGGTTTTCAATGGCCAGCAACTGTTTCAGACCGTAGAAAACGATATTCTCAACAGCCTAGACGTGGCCTCTGGCACCACAACGCAAAACATCCAAGCCTGGTATGACGATCACATCCATCGCATCGAACGTAAGGCCGTTGGTCTTGATCTGTCTAATCCAGAGCTGATCACGGCGCGGTTAGAAGCTGCTCAGCAGACCTCCAATGATTTTCTAGGGCTCTACGTGGTAGACAGCGCAGGTCAGGTGTTAGCAGAATCGTCTCGCCTCACCTCTCCCCAAGTTCTGAACGACATCCAGACGAATGCCCTAGACGCCATGACTATGATCGATAGTGATCAGGCGCGCATTCAATTTTATCTGCCCGAGCCCTCCGATATCTATCTCACCCGCTACATGCGAATTTTGGTGCCGATCTACAATCAGGCTAATCTACAAGGCTTCCTGATGGCTGATATCAACCTACAAAACCTGGAGCGACTCTTTCACTTTCATGGTGGGCGAGATATTGTCATCCTGCAACTGCTCAACCAGCAGGGGGTGCTCTTGGCGGAAAAAGGTGGCATGGGAGGGCCGCTGCCGTCTCTTGATCCTAGTCAGCCGGGCGAAACGCGGCAGTTTAGGGATAGTGTCGTGCAGTGGTTGCCGCCGCCGGGCCCGCCCATTATGGTGCGCTGGAAGGAGTCGCTCTACATTGAAACCTCGTCCATTGGCAACGGCAATCAATGGACTCTGGCTGTAGGGGTGGCGACAGCTCCCTATGTGAGCTATTTGGAACAGCTTTATATCCGAGATTTGGCGATTCTATGGGCGATCGCTCTCCTGTCGATCACCATTGCCCTCGTGGTCAGCCGTCGCTTGGTGACGCCCATTTTGCAGTTGGCCGCAGTGACCACCAACGTGCCCCAGCGCCTGGTCAGCGACCATACCCTTGACCTGCCGACCAGCTCCATTGATGAAGTGGCGCTGCTGTCGGACAACGTCTACACCATGTTGCTCGCTCTGAAGCAACAGTTTGATCACATCCGTCAAGCCAATAGCACCCTAGAGCAGCGGGTGCGGCAGCGTACGTTAGAGTTGCAAACCCTCAACCGAGAACTACGGCAGGCCAAGGAAGCAGCCGAGGCGGCCAATCTTGCCAAGAGCGAGTTTTTGGCAAATATGAGCCACGAAATTCGCACCCCCATGAATGCCATTCTGGGATTTACCCAATTGCTGGATCAAAAAACGGTGGATGGTCGTCAAAAGTCGTACCTGTCCTCCATTGAAACCAGCGGTCAAATGCTGCTGGCGTTGATCGACGATATGCTCGACCTTTCTAGGATTGAGGCTGGGCAACTGCGGCTGTACTATGAGCCGGTGAATCTCCAATCGCTGATGATGGATGTCAAAACCATTTTCAGCCAAAAGGCAGGGGAAAAGAATCTAGTTCTAGATCTCAGGCTGGATGGTAGGCTGCCCTGGATCTTGTTCGATCCGGTGCGGCTACGGCAGATTTTGTTTAATGTGGTGGGCAATGCGGTGAAGTTCACTGAGCAGGGAGGTATCTATCTAAAGGTATCGATGGTTCCTGATGCTCAGAGTGATCAACATTTGACCTTAGAGATCACGGTGAGCGACACCGGCATCGGCATTGCCCCGGATCAACACCAAAAGATCTTTGAAAGCTTTACCCAAAGTGATGGTCAAGATGTGCGGAAATATGGCGGCACGGGGCTAGGGCTGGCCATTACCCAACGGTTGACCAAGATGCTCGGCGGCACGATTGTCCTCGATAGTGATCTGGGGCGGGGCTCTAAGTTTACGTTTACGTTTCCAAAGGTGGCGATCGCTGCTAATTCCTGTTCATCTGAACCGATGCCTGAAGAAGCGATCGCAGATGATATCCTGAGTGCCCTGCCGCCGGTGACGATGTTGGTAGCAGATGATGTGAAGTCTAATCGAGAGTTGATTCAGCAGTATTTTTATGGCAGCCACCATCGCGTTCTCTTGGCCCGCGATGGCGATGAGGCGGTGCAATTGGCCCATATTCATCACCCGAATCTGATCTTGCTGGATCTACACCTGGGCGATCGCAGCGGGCAGGAGGTCATCCAAGCGCTCAATCAACAGCCCGACACCCAGATGATTCCGGTGGTGGTGATGACAGCTAGCACCTCCCGTGAACTGGATGAGGCGATCAAGCCCATGTGCCATGCGGTGCTGCATAAGCCGATTCGGTGGGAACAGCTATGGGAGGTTTTGAAAACCATCCAAGTTCGCTCGGAGACGCCGACACCGCCATCCCCAACCGCTGACCCAGCCGCTACAGACCAAGGGAGCGATCGCCGAGCGGAACTGCTGATAGCCCTCAACCAAGTCGAACGCGATCATTGGCAGCATTTGCGGCAAACCATGACCATGCGAGGGGTGGTTGCCTTTGCCGAAGCCTTGCAAGAGGTAGCCCAAACCTATAACAATGTATCCCTCGATCGCTATGCCCACCTGTTGATCGATCAAGTTGATGCTTTTGATTGGGATCATCTGCCCCAGTCCATTGATGGATTTACGGAACTGCGGCGATCGCTGGAGGCTAGCCTACCGTCTTTGGCATCCTAG
- the pflB gene encoding formate C-acetyltransferase, with amino-acid sequence MVSTPTKLTVASNESVNSAHEAAWTGFTPGPWTTEINVRDFIQRNYTPYTGEADFLASITPRTQALWNQVKDLMAQERERDILDVDTAVPSSITAHGPGYIDQSLEQIVGLQTDRPLKRAIMPLGGIRVVKKSLQSYNYTLDPATENIFTQYRKTHNDGVFDAYTQEMRQARHSGIITGLPDAYGRGRIIGDYRRVALYGSDRLIADKKDQLKSLEVDVIDESVIRLREEISEQIRAIAELQVMAERYGCDIRQPAATAKEAVQWTYFGYLGAIKEQNGAAMSLGRVSTFLDIYLERDLAKGLLTESEAQELIDQFVMKLRMVRFLRTPDYNQLFSGDPVWVTECLGGMGHDGRPLVTKSSFRFLQTLYTLGPAPEPNLTVLWSTHLPTAFKQFCAQVSIDTSSIQYENDDLMRPSYGDDYGIACCVSAMPIGKQMQFFGARVNLAKCLLYAINGGRDEKDGSQVAPPYAPVTTEQLDYADVRDKLDRMMNWLAKLYVNTLNVIHYMHDKYCYERLEMALHDRDVYRTMACGIAGLSVVADALSAIKYAKVQAIRNETGLVVDYRIEGDYPKYGNNDDRVDTIAIDLVQSFMAKVRTNKTYRDAVPTQSILTITSNVVYGKKTGNTPDGRKAGEPFAPGANPMHGRDTKGAIASLASVAKLPYDDAQDGISYTFSIVPQALGKGLDSQVTNLVGMLDGYFHETGHHINVNVLNRDTLLHAMDHPEDYPQLTIRVSGYAVNFIKLTREQQLDVINRTFHSHL; translated from the coding sequence ATGGTTTCCACCCCAACTAAATTGACGGTTGCATCTAACGAATCTGTCAATTCTGCCCATGAAGCAGCTTGGACTGGATTTACACCTGGCCCTTGGACAACCGAGATTAATGTCCGAGATTTTATTCAGCGCAATTACACCCCCTACACCGGCGAGGCTGATTTCTTAGCCAGCATCACACCCCGCACTCAGGCGCTCTGGAATCAGGTGAAAGATCTGATGGCCCAAGAGCGTGAACGAGATATCTTAGACGTGGATACAGCCGTTCCCAGCAGCATCACGGCCCACGGCCCCGGCTATATCGATCAGTCCTTAGAACAGATTGTCGGGCTACAGACCGATCGCCCTCTTAAACGAGCCATTATGCCCCTAGGCGGGATTCGTGTCGTTAAGAAATCCCTGCAGTCCTATAACTACACCCTTGATCCGGCCACCGAAAATATTTTTACCCAGTATCGCAAGACGCACAATGATGGTGTCTTTGATGCCTACACCCAGGAAATGCGCCAAGCGCGCCACTCAGGCATTATCACCGGATTGCCAGATGCCTACGGCCGGGGGCGGATCATTGGCGACTATCGCCGGGTAGCCCTCTACGGCAGCGATCGCTTAATTGCGGATAAGAAAGACCAGCTTAAGTCCCTTGAAGTAGATGTGATCGATGAGTCGGTGATTCGTCTGCGGGAAGAGATTAGTGAACAGATCCGAGCGATCGCTGAGCTGCAGGTTATGGCAGAACGCTACGGCTGTGATATTCGCCAACCGGCTGCCACCGCCAAGGAAGCTGTGCAGTGGACTTATTTCGGCTATTTGGGTGCCATTAAGGAGCAAAATGGGGCAGCCATGTCCCTAGGGCGGGTGTCTACATTTTTGGACATTTATCTAGAGCGCGATTTGGCGAAGGGACTCTTAACGGAATCGGAAGCCCAAGAGCTGATCGATCAGTTTGTCATGAAGCTGCGCATGGTGCGGTTTTTGCGCACCCCCGACTATAACCAACTGTTTTCCGGCGATCCAGTTTGGGTGACCGAATGCTTGGGCGGTATGGGCCATGATGGTCGTCCCTTGGTAACCAAGAGCAGCTTCCGCTTTCTGCAAACTCTCTATACCCTTGGCCCAGCCCCTGAACCCAATCTGACGGTGCTCTGGTCTACCCACTTGCCCACAGCCTTTAAGCAATTCTGTGCCCAGGTTTCCATTGACACCAGCTCCATCCAATACGAAAACGACGACCTGATGCGCCCCAGCTATGGGGATGACTACGGCATTGCCTGCTGTGTCTCGGCGATGCCCATCGGTAAGCAAATGCAGTTCTTTGGCGCACGGGTGAACTTAGCTAAATGTCTGCTCTACGCCATTAACGGCGGTCGAGATGAAAAAGATGGTAGCCAAGTCGCTCCTCCCTATGCACCTGTGACCACAGAACAACTAGACTATGCCGACGTGCGAGATAAGCTCGATCGGATGATGAACTGGCTAGCCAAGCTCTATGTGAATACGCTGAATGTGATTCACTACATGCATGATAAATATTGCTACGAACGCTTGGAGATGGCTCTCCACGATCGCGATGTTTATCGCACGATGGCCTGTGGCATAGCTGGTCTATCCGTCGTCGCTGATGCCCTATCGGCGATTAAATATGCTAAGGTGCAGGCGATTCGTAATGAAACGGGTTTGGTGGTTGATTACCGCATTGAGGGCGACTATCCGAAGTATGGTAATAATGACGACCGGGTCGATACCATTGCCATTGATCTGGTGCAGTCTTTCATGGCGAAAGTACGCACCAACAAAACCTATCGAGATGCTGTGCCCACCCAGTCAATTTTGACGATTACCTCCAATGTGGTCTACGGCAAGAAAACGGGTAACACCCCCGATGGACGAAAAGCCGGCGAGCCCTTTGCCCCCGGCGCAAATCCTATGCATGGACGAGATACAAAAGGAGCGATCGCGTCCCTAGCATCCGTGGCTAAGCTGCCCTATGATGATGCCCAAGACGGCATTTCCTACACCTTTTCCATCGTGCCCCAAGCCTTGGGTAAAGGTTTAGATAGCCAAGTTACTAATTTGGTAGGAATGCTAGATGGCTATTTCCACGAAACTGGACATCATATTAACGTCAATGTTCTCAACCGAGATACCTTGCTCCATGCCATGGATCATCCTGAAGATTATCCCCAGCTCACGATTCGGGTATCAGGCTATGCCGTCAATTTCATCAAATTGACCCGAGAACAACAGTTGGATGTGATTAACCGCACCTTCCATAGCCATCTGTAG
- the pflA gene encoding pyruvate formate-lyase-activating protein, translating to MFTSVSSSVPMRGDRGRIHSVETCGTVDGPGIRFVIFTQGCRLRCLYCHNPDTRDPNQGQEVTVDDLLAEIQTYRSYMTYSGGGVTISGGEPLLQPEFVHELIRRCRAIGIHTALDTSGYPDFERSKPALDDVDLVLLDIKSFNPQIYQTVTHVPIEPTLRVAHYLNDIQKPTWVRFVLVPGLTDGIQNMEQLAAFVAQLTCVEKVEILPFHQMGSYKWRQLGYAYALKDTATPTQSEVQQAVEIFQAHGLTVQ from the coding sequence ATGTTTACTTCAGTCTCTAGTTCCGTTCCTATGAGGGGCGATCGCGGCCGAATCCATTCGGTTGAAACCTGTGGCACGGTAGATGGCCCAGGAATTCGATTTGTGATCTTTACCCAGGGCTGCCGCCTGCGCTGCCTTTATTGTCATAATCCAGATACCCGTGACCCGAACCAAGGGCAAGAGGTCACCGTTGATGATCTCTTGGCCGAGATTCAGACCTATCGTTCCTACATGACCTATTCCGGTGGTGGCGTGACCATTAGCGGCGGTGAACCCTTGCTGCAGCCGGAGTTTGTCCATGAACTCATTCGTCGTTGCCGAGCGATCGGTATTCATACGGCCCTGGATACCTCTGGTTATCCAGACTTTGAGCGCTCTAAACCGGCTTTAGATGATGTAGATTTAGTTTTATTGGATATCAAATCCTTTAATCCCCAAATCTACCAAACCGTGACCCATGTGCCCATCGAGCCAACGTTACGTGTAGCGCATTACTTAAACGACATCCAGAAACCTACCTGGGTTCGCTTTGTACTGGTACCAGGCTTAACCGACGGAATCCAAAATATGGAACAACTGGCCGCGTTTGTAGCTCAATTAACCTGTGTGGAAAAGGTGGAAATCCTGCCGTTCCACCAAATGGGTAGCTACAAATGGCGGCAGCTTGGCTATGCCTATGCGCTGAAAGATACAGCAACCCCGACTCAGTCTGAAGTGCAGCAAGCCGTAGAAATTTTTCAAGCCCATGGACTTACGGTGCAATAA
- a CDS encoding class I SAM-dependent methyltransferase — MDEQSIFLDIHQGLERESPGGALYTQQAFDMLPALSHPQILDIGCGPGMQTLTLAQLSDGSITAVDNHQLYLTALQQQATAFPGRITCLNADMRNLPFAPQSFDLIWAEGSIYIIGLEEGLTQWRSLLKPGGYMVISELVWIKPNPPAVLHDYWQQGYPSMRSVEEVAALIPTHGYTLIGTMLMPSQAWWNYYQPLEERVNHMRQVYHDQPQALAVLDQEQQEITMYRTYGEWYGYSFFIMQTTS; from the coding sequence ATGGACGAGCAAAGTATTTTTTTGGACATCCACCAAGGATTAGAGCGGGAAAGTCCTGGTGGTGCTTTGTATACTCAGCAAGCCTTTGATATGTTGCCCGCCCTCTCCCATCCCCAAATCTTAGATATTGGCTGTGGGCCAGGGATGCAGACGCTAACCCTAGCACAGCTCAGTGATGGGTCGATCACCGCCGTGGATAACCATCAACTCTATCTGACAGCGCTGCAGCAGCAAGCCACTGCGTTTCCGGGGCGAATCACCTGCCTGAATGCCGATATGAGAAACTTGCCCTTTGCACCCCAAAGCTTTGACCTGATTTGGGCTGAGGGGTCTATCTATATTATCGGATTGGAAGAGGGGTTAACTCAGTGGCGATCGCTCCTGAAACCAGGTGGATACATGGTGATCAGTGAATTAGTTTGGATTAAGCCTAATCCTCCGGCAGTCCTGCACGACTATTGGCAGCAGGGCTATCCGTCTATGCGTTCGGTTGAGGAGGTTGCCGCCCTCATTCCCACCCATGGCTATACCCTGATCGGAACGATGCTCATGCCAAGTCAGGCATGGTGGAACTATTATCAACCCCTCGAAGAGCGGGTCAACCACATGCGTCAGGTCTACCACGACCAACCGCAGGCCCTAGCCGTTCTGGATCAAGAACAGCAGGAGATTACCATGTATCGTACCTATGGTGAGTGGTATGGCTACAGCTTTTTCATCATGCAGACAACCAGCTAG
- a CDS encoding FMN-binding glutamate synthase family protein — protein sequence MTTSPDNVNQRLSLEESWGYDRHMMNYIYNAAAHGLYEIRGLGAKRKLPHFDDLVFLGASLTRYPLEGYREKCLTKTVLGTRFAKKPIELDIPITIAGMSFGSLSANVKDALGRAATAMGTSTTTGDGGMTQEERQSSKTLVYQCLPSRYGFNPDDVRKADAIEIVIGQGAKPGGGGMLLGQKINPRVAEMRTLPEGVDQRSACRHPDWTGPDDLTIKIQELREITDWEKPIYVKVGASRPYNDVKLAVHAGADVVVVDGMQGGTAATQSVFIEHVGIPTLAAVRQAVMALEEMEMKDKVQLIVSGGVRTGADVAKAIALGADAVSIGQGVLFALGCNRDSYIQNGEHHSAVDDYRALGTAPGYCHHCHTGQCPVGVTTQDAVLEQRLEPEMGAKHVKNYLQTLTMELTTIARAAGKQNIHHLEREDLVALTIEAAAMAQLPLAGTNWIPGQSSF from the coding sequence ATGACTACATCACCCGACAACGTTAACCAACGCCTCAGCCTAGAAGAATCCTGGGGCTACGATCGCCACATGATGAACTACATCTACAATGCGGCTGCCCACGGTCTCTACGAGATTCGTGGCCTGGGTGCAAAGCGCAAGCTACCCCACTTTGATGATCTAGTTTTCCTAGGCGCATCGTTGACCCGCTATCCTTTGGAAGGCTACCGAGAGAAATGTTTAACAAAAACTGTCTTGGGAACCCGTTTCGCTAAAAAGCCCATTGAGCTAGATATTCCCATTACCATTGCCGGCATGAGCTTCGGTTCCTTATCTGCCAATGTGAAAGACGCCCTAGGCCGGGCGGCCACAGCCATGGGCACCAGCACCACCACCGGCGACGGCGGCATGACTCAGGAGGAGCGTCAATCCTCGAAAACCCTGGTTTACCAATGCCTACCCTCTCGCTACGGCTTCAACCCTGATGACGTCCGCAAAGCTGACGCTATCGAAATTGTCATTGGACAAGGAGCCAAACCCGGCGGCGGCGGTATGTTGCTGGGTCAAAAAATCAATCCTCGCGTAGCCGAAATGCGTACCTTACCTGAAGGGGTTGATCAGCGCTCTGCCTGCCGCCATCCTGACTGGACAGGCCCTGATGATCTCACGATTAAAATCCAAGAGCTGCGGGAAATTACCGATTGGGAAAAACCCATCTACGTGAAAGTTGGCGCTTCCCGCCCTTATAATGACGTCAAACTAGCTGTCCATGCCGGAGCCGATGTCGTTGTTGTTGATGGTATGCAGGGCGGAACTGCCGCCACCCAGTCAGTCTTCATTGAACATGTGGGCATTCCGACTCTAGCCGCTGTCCGCCAAGCGGTCATGGCTCTCGAAGAGATGGAGATGAAAGATAAGGTACAGTTGATTGTATCGGGCGGCGTGCGCACTGGGGCAGATGTAGCCAAAGCGATCGCCCTAGGAGCTGATGCCGTATCTATCGGTCAGGGTGTCTTATTTGCCCTAGGCTGTAACCGAGATAGCTACATCCAAAACGGTGAGCATCATTCCGCTGTGGATGACTACAGGGCGCTGGGCACAGCCCCCGGCTACTGCCATCATTGCCACACCGGTCAATGTCCTGTAGGAGTAACGACCCAAGATGCTGTATTAGAACAGCGCCTAGAGCCAGAGATGGGCGCAAAACATGTCAAAAACTATCTGCAAACGCTAACGATGGAACTGACCACCATCGCCCGTGCAGCTGGCAAGCAAAATATCCATCACCTAGAGCGAGAAGATCTGGTAGCCTTAACCATTGAAGCGGCAGCCATGGCCCAGCTTCCCCTGGCAGGCACAAACTGGATTCCAGGACAATCATCGTTCTGA
- a CDS encoding class II glutamine amidotransferase, producing the protein MCGIVGLLIKNPALRDSLGALTVPMLIGMAERGPDSAGLAVFTQPIAESDRKYSLYSGATVVDWGQLVQSLHQQLGGTAQIHTQGNHGILTANLSPAVVKPWIQEHYPTVHILSTGRTIDLYKDEGQPAAVAERYGFSHLKGTHVVAHTRMATESAVTPAHAHPFTAGEDFCLVHNGSLSNPHSIRRMLEPRGIHFDTDNDTEAACRYLEWRMQEGDDLKSALQKGFEELDGFFTFLMGTQDTLALVRDAFACKPAIVAETDDYVAIASEFRSLAHLPDIDHATLYEPAPEEMYVWTVS; encoded by the coding sequence ATGTGCGGAATTGTTGGTCTACTGATAAAAAATCCAGCCCTGCGAGACTCCCTCGGGGCACTCACGGTACCCATGCTGATTGGCATGGCCGAACGCGGCCCTGACTCTGCCGGCCTCGCGGTTTTTACCCAACCCATTGCGGAAAGCGATCGCAAATATAGCCTCTACTCTGGTGCCACCGTTGTGGATTGGGGTCAGCTTGTCCAGTCACTACACCAACAGCTTGGCGGCACAGCCCAGATCCATACCCAAGGTAACCACGGCATTCTCACTGCTAACCTATCTCCCGCTGTTGTTAAACCTTGGATCCAGGAACATTATCCTACAGTACATATTCTATCTACAGGGCGCACCATTGACCTCTACAAAGACGAAGGGCAGCCCGCCGCCGTGGCTGAGCGCTATGGCTTCAGTCATCTCAAGGGCACCCATGTCGTCGCCCACACCCGCATGGCCACCGAGTCAGCCGTCACCCCTGCCCATGCCCATCCCTTTACGGCTGGGGAAGACTTTTGCCTCGTCCACAACGGATCATTATCCAATCCCCACTCGATCCGACGAATGCTGGAACCCCGTGGCATTCACTTTGACACAGATAATGATACAGAAGCCGCCTGTCGCTATCTAGAATGGCGAATGCAGGAAGGTGATGATCTAAAATCTGCCCTGCAAAAGGGATTTGAAGAACTCGATGGCTTTTTTACCTTTTTGATGGGTACCCAAGATACCCTAGCCCTAGTACGGGACGCCTTTGCCTGCAAGCCCGCTATTGTGGCAGAAACCGATGACTATGTAGCGATCGCCTCCGAATTTCGCTCCCTAGCCCACCTCCCCGATATAGACCACGCTACCCTCTATGAGCCTGCACCCGAGGAAATGTATGTATGGACGGTGTCATGA
- a CDS encoding methylglutamate dehydrogenase, with translation MMRASPVQDCLSPSATWRDINGMSTLWSTPDDLQGDTLGLCDRSFLTRWGVKGAGAAAWLVSQGLPVPQHPNQWCTLPSDGLIARLGTTEFLIEDGWEGAIAPQLAQHMAKLPPKVYPVLRQDLAIALTGRAVPDLLRQTCSVNFPALDLTEQPVVLTSMIGVSVVVIPGDRAGQPFYRIWCDGTFGVYLWQTLVTIAQDLGGGPVGAAYLYDLE, from the coding sequence ATGATGCGGGCCAGTCCAGTTCAAGATTGTCTCTCACCCTCGGCAACATGGCGAGACATCAACGGAATGTCCACCCTTTGGTCTACCCCGGATGATCTCCAAGGCGATACCTTGGGACTATGCGATCGCTCCTTCTTAACTCGATGGGGTGTAAAAGGGGCGGGAGCTGCTGCCTGGCTGGTATCCCAGGGGTTACCTGTTCCCCAACATCCCAATCAATGGTGTACCTTACCGAGCGATGGACTGATCGCCCGCTTAGGAACTACCGAATTCCTGATCGAAGATGGCTGGGAGGGAGCGATCGCCCCCCAGCTAGCTCAACACATGGCGAAGTTACCTCCTAAGGTCTATCCGGTCTTGCGCCAGGACTTAGCGATCGCCCTCACTGGACGCGCCGTTCCCGATCTACTACGGCAAACCTGCAGCGTTAATTTTCCAGCCCTCGATCTTACTGAACAGCCTGTAGTTTTAACGTCCATGATTGGAGTTAGCGTAGTCGTCATTCCGGGCGATCGCGCTGGACAACCATTCTATCGTATCTGGTGCGACGGGACCTTTGGGGTTTACCTATGGCAAACCCTAGTCACGATTGCCCAAGATCTGGGAGGCGGCCCCGTCGGCGCGGCCTATTTATATGATCTTGAGTAA